The proteins below come from a single Clupea harengus chromosome 21, Ch_v2.0.2, whole genome shotgun sequence genomic window:
- the plekha3 gene encoding pleckstrin homology domain-containing family A member 3 — protein MDGMLYKWTNYMTGWQPRWFVLDNGIISYYDSQDDVGKGSKGSIMMTVCEIKVHSTDNTRLELIIPGEQHFYVKAVNAAERQKWLVALGSSKAGLIDTRTKKGKELTETTDSLKTKMSELRLYCDLLMQQVHTIQESVVQEDQTRSDTESMDEASSLLSATCNTFIKTLEDCMKIANSKFNTDLLTPPDRLMSPVSSSAIQMARMKRSISHPGTYSFDRSSHLPKDGLPPLPLPPSQRSSQRRTRTCSDTDTLSDSCTEETDRTLPYSKATVNGDSAPSIPEETGINANRNERSASDMDTPESDLSL, from the exons ATGGATGGAATGCTTTACAAGTGGACTAACTATATGACTG GATGGCAGCCACGCTGGTTTGTTTTGGACAACGGAATCATTTCTTATTATGACTCCCAAGATGATGTTGGGAAGGGGAGCAAAGGAAGTATAATGATGACTGTCTGTGAAATCAAAG TTCATTCAACTGACAATACCCGACTGGAGCTGATCATACCAGGAGAGCAACATTTTTATGTAAAAGCTGTGAATGCGGCCGAGAGACAGAAGTGGTTGGTTGCCCTCGGAAGTTCTAAAGCCGGTCTCATCGATACCAGAACCAAAAAAGGGAAAG AACTGACAGAGACCACAGACTCTTTGAAAACCAAGATGTCGGAACTGCGACTCTACTGTGACCTACTGATGCAGCAGGTCCACACCATCCAGGAGTCAGTGGTTCAAGAAGACCAAACAAGGTCCGACACTGAG agTATGGATGAAGCCTCGTCGTTACTGAGCGCAACATGCAACACCTTTATAAAGACACTGGAGGACTGCATGAAGATTGCCAACTCCAAGTTCAATACTGACCTGCTGACCCCTCCTGACCGTCTGATGTCTCCTGTCTCTTCATCCGCCATACAGATGGCCCGG aTGAAGCGGTCCATTAGTCATCCGGGGACCTACAGTTTCGACAG GTCAAGCCATTTGCCAAAGGACGGGCTCCCGCCGCTGCCACTCCCGCCGTCGCAGAGGTCGTCTCAGAGACGCACGCGCACGTGTtcagacacggacacactcaGCGACAGCTGcacagaggagacagaca GAACGTTGCCATATTCCAAAGCCACTGTCAACGGAGACTCCGCTCCCAGCATTCCTGAAGAAACGGGCATAAATGCCAACAGGAACGAGAGGTCTGCTTCAGACATGGACACTCCAGAGTCGGACCTTTCGCTCTGA